One Nicotiana sylvestris chromosome 12, ASM39365v2, whole genome shotgun sequence genomic window carries:
- the LOC104227670 gene encoding F-box protein SKIP19-like: MLKASSSSSLPPPSSSLPSSPSLPLSPPPPWVELPLDITANILQRLRTIEILENAQRVCTSWWKASHDPTVWRVVDLRNDDVDAKTPRMLENMCRIAVHRSPGQLLKINIENFGSRDLLNYIAERYNRSSLNQLI; the protein is encoded by the coding sequence ATGCTaaaagcatcatcatcttcctcctTACCTCCACCTTCTTCTTCCTTACCATCATCGCCGTCGCTGCCGCTTTCGCCGCCGCCGCCGTGGGTGGAGCTTCCGCTGGATATCACGGCAAACATTCTGCAGCGTTTGAGAACGATAGAGATACTGGAGAATGCACAGCGAGTTTGTACTTCCTGGTGGAAGGCGAGCCATGACCCTACTGTGTGGCGTGTTGTCGACTTGAGGAATGATGATGTTGATGCCAAAACGCCTCGAATGTTGGAGAATATGTGTAGGATTGCGGTACATCGTAGCCCGGGCCAGTTGCTCAAAATTAATATCGAGAATTTTGGTAGCAGAGACTTGCTCAACTACATTGCTGAGAGGTACAACAGATCTAGTCTAAATCAGTTGATTTAA
- the LOC138882792 gene encoding uncharacterized protein, whose protein sequence is MRWHASDNNTDGLMRHPRDGETWKTFDRTHSGFASDPRNVRLGLASDGFSPFGTMTATYSIWPVFLIPYNIPPWMCMKHTSFILSVIIPGKHIPGNNIDVYLQPLMKELHELWNDGVETFDSSLNENFRMHAALMWTISDFPELGILSGWNTHTDFSCPTCNFDSEPCRLRHSKKWCFMGHRHFLRRNHRFRLNRVRFNGSTEERNPPLKLSGSAILRQIEERRGAELNCRGKRSRRATKQWNKRKLDKLQERIESTLCHLEILFPPTFFTVMVHLSVHLAEEAKLGGPVHHRNMYPIERELGHFKSFVRNKAQPEGSIAEGYLAEESLTFCSRYIKDIETRFNRPRRVRDDPNVTEPYGMSSIFPQLGKHASASITFPLNDMQKLQAYRLFMFFNISIIISYSEFRQYIRRSSKRRPSPTEIERRVNKEFVDRFQKRIMNPDTIDTMSIDLKFLARGPSKFKASRVTIFGKLEDIVEINYYGRFKVVLFKCRWADTARDRGYKKDRWKLNYVNFDRLIHTGEREEHEPYIEASPAQMVYYVDDVVNKGWSVSMHLKPRDLYDMGEEVVEDEVYENEPYQEQELEQFFGDGDEYVQLATDHIIDDVVETNVATNVAADTYMFE, encoded by the exons ATGAGATGGCATGCTTCAGACAATAATACTGATGGGTTGATGAGGCATCCAAGGGATGGTGAGACATGGAAGACATTTGATCGGACTCATTCTGGATTTGCTTCAGATCCTCGAAACGTTCGCTTAGGCCTTGCTAGTGATGGTTTCAGTCCTTTTGGAACAATGACTGCTACATATAGTATTTGGCCAGTCTTCTTGATTCCATACAATATACCTCCTTGGATGTGTATGAAGCACACCTCCTTCATCTTATCAGTGATCATTCCAGGGAAGCACATTCCTGGAAATAATATAGATGTGTACTTACAACCCCTTATGAAGGAATTACACGAGTTATGGAATGATGGTGTAGAAACGTTTGACTCATCGTTGAATGAAAATTTTAGAATGCATGCAGCTCTTATGTGGACAATCAGTGACTTTCCTGAATTAGGTATCTTATCTGGCTGGAATACACATACTGATTTTTCCTGCCCAACTTGTAACTTTGACTCAGAACCTTGTCGTCTTCGTCATAGTAAAAAGTGGTGCTTTATGGGCCATCGACATTTTCTGAGAAGAAATCACAGGTTTAGGTTGAATCGAGTACGCTTTAATGGAAGTACAGAGGAGCGAAATCCACCATTAAAATTGTCAGGGTCTGCCATTTTGAGACAAATCGAAGAAAGGAGAGGAGCAGAGTTGAATTGTAGAGGAAAAAGATCTAGACGAGCAACTAAGCAATGGAACAAGAGAA AGCTTGATAAGCTCCAAGAGCGCATTGAAAGCACACTTTGCCACCTAGAGATACTATTTCCTCCAACATTCTTTACAGTAATGGTTCATTTGTCTGTCCATCTAGCAGAGGAAGCAAAACTCGGAGGTCCAGTGCATCATCGAAACATGTATCCCATCGAGAG GGAGTTGGGACATTTTAAGTCCTTTGTACGGAATAAAGCACAACCAGAGGGTTCTATAGCTGAGGGTTACTTAGCTGAAGAGTCTCTTACCTTTTGTTCTCGGTATATTAAGGATATTGAGACAAGATTCAATAGACCTAGGCGTGTTCGTGATGACCCAAATGTCACTGAGCCTTATGGAATGTCCTCTATATTTCCCCAATTAGGTAAACATGCATCAGCTTCGATTACATTCCCTTTAAATGATATGCAGAAACTACAAGCTTATCG GCTATTCATGTTCTTTAACATTAGTATAATTATTTCATATAGTGAGTTTAGACAGTACATAAGGAGGAGTTCAAAAAGAAGACCTTCACCTACAGAGATAGAAAGGAGAGTTAATAAAGAGTTTGTTGATCGGTTCCAAAAGCGG ATTATGAATCCAGACACAATAGATACAATGTCTATTGATCTAAAGTTTCTTGCACGAGGTCCATCG AAATTTAAGGCAAGCAGAGTTACCATATTTGGGAAGTTAGAAGATATTGTTGAGATTAATTATTATGGTCGATTCAAGGTTGTTCTTTTCAAATGTAGATGGGCTGATACTGCTCGAGATAGAGGGTATAAAAAGGATCGTTGGAAATTAAATTATGTTAATTTTGATAGATTGATTCATACTGGTGAACGTGAAGAACATGAGCCTTACATCGAAGCATCTCCAGCACAAATGGTGTACTATGTGGATGATGTTGTCAATAAAGGGTGGAGTGTTTCTATGCATCTAAAGCCAAGAGATCTATATGATATGGGAGAAGAAGTAGTGGAAGAtgaagtatatgagaatgaaccATACCAAGAGCAAGAACTTGAACAGTTTTTTGGTGATGGTGATGAGTATGTACAACTAGCTACGGACCATATAATTGATGATGTAGTAGAGACAAATGTTGCTACTAACGTAGCAGCTGATACATACATGTTTGAATAG